A single window of Bradyrhizobium daqingense DNA harbors:
- a CDS encoding haloacid dehalogenase type II, whose amino-acid sequence MSIKAVVFDAYGTLYDIQSVAEITEDAFPGYGELITQVWRIKQLEYTWLRSLMRRYQDFAVVTRDSLTYTLRMLGLAYEDDAFERIIDKYLHLDLYPDATAALVALKPRQLAILSNGSPDMLNALVRNSGLDALLDATISVDDKKIFKPSPEAYELIDEMLGTRPSEVLFVSSNPWDAAGAKSFGLKVAWIERVTPEAMALACVENEVVAPLTMFRAIRTQMDELGFAPDHRIRALSELPGIA is encoded by the coding sequence ATGAGCATCAAAGCCGTCGTCTTCGACGCCTACGGGACGCTCTACGACATCCAGTCGGTCGCCGAGATCACCGAGGATGCGTTTCCGGGTTATGGCGAGCTCATCACGCAGGTCTGGCGGATCAAGCAGCTCGAATACACCTGGCTGCGCTCGCTGATGCGGCGCTACCAGGATTTTGCCGTCGTCACCCGCGACTCGCTCACTTATACGCTGCGCATGCTGGGACTTGCGTACGAGGACGACGCATTCGAGCGCATCATCGACAAGTATCTGCATCTCGATCTTTATCCGGATGCGACCGCCGCGCTTGTCGCCTTGAAACCGCGCCAGCTGGCCATTCTCTCCAACGGCAGCCCCGACATGCTCAATGCGCTCGTGCGCAACTCCGGCCTCGACGCCCTCCTCGATGCCACCATCAGCGTCGATGACAAGAAGATCTTCAAGCCGAGCCCAGAGGCCTATGAGCTGATCGACGAGATGCTCGGCACCCGGCCGAGCGAGGTTCTGTTCGTCTCCTCCAATCCCTGGGACGCCGCCGGGGCGAAATCATTCGGATTGAAGGTAGCCTGGATCGAACGGGTCACACCCGAAGCCATGGCGCTGGCTTGCGTCGAGAACGAAGTCGTGGCACCGCTGACGATGTTCAGGGCGATCCGCACCCAGATGGACGAGCTCGGCTTCGCGCCGGATCATCGCATCCGCGCGCTTTCAGAGTTGCCAGGCATCGCTTGA
- a CDS encoding TetR family transcriptional regulator: MGYGGGEAACGCHEGPTGQMPSVKKQTARAGKTTPIKRRDRDRTRQEILDIAFAEFAENGLSGGNTDAIAARANITKRLIFYYFNSKEELFTAVLEMAYAKMRAAEEDLHLEALEPEAAIRRLVEFTFDFHHANPEFVRLVSIENIHRGRHIGASQRLKEMTQPSISQIAKLLARGVASGAIRPGVDPIELHMTLNALSFFSVANRHTFEAQFAWDMSSPKAKAQRRSEIADLLWRYLRKV, encoded by the coding sequence ATGGGCTATGGTGGTGGCGAGGCGGCGTGCGGCTGCCACGAGGGACCGACCGGCCAGATGCCAAGTGTGAAAAAGCAGACCGCGCGGGCCGGAAAAACTACGCCGATCAAGCGGCGAGACCGCGACCGAACACGGCAGGAAATTCTGGATATCGCCTTCGCGGAGTTTGCCGAGAACGGCCTGTCCGGCGGCAACACCGATGCCATCGCAGCGCGCGCCAACATCACCAAGCGGCTGATCTTCTACTATTTCAACTCCAAGGAAGAGCTGTTCACGGCGGTGCTCGAAATGGCCTATGCCAAGATGCGCGCCGCGGAGGAGGACCTTCACCTCGAAGCGCTGGAGCCGGAAGCCGCGATCCGCAGGCTCGTCGAGTTCACCTTCGACTTCCACCACGCCAATCCGGAATTCGTCCGCCTCGTCTCCATCGAGAACATCCATCGCGGACGGCATATCGGCGCCAGCCAGAGGCTGAAGGAGATGACGCAGCCGAGCATCAGCCAGATCGCAAAACTGCTCGCGCGGGGCGTCGCAAGCGGGGCGATCCGTCCCGGCGTCGATCCGATCGAGCTGCACATGACGCTTAACGCACTGAGCTTCTTCTCGGTCGCCAACCGTCACACTTTCGAGGCGCAGTTCGCCTGGGACATGTCCTCGCCAAAGGCAAAAGCTCAGCGGCGGAGCGAGATCGCCGACCTGCTTTGGCGCTATCTGCGAAAAGTCTGA
- a CDS encoding sugar phosphate isomerase/epimerase family protein, whose amino-acid sequence MIALGLAHLTALQLAPAALVAEAARAGFAAVGLRYIPATTDGPAYPTEVGTEAHRALKRVLAGEGVRVSDIELVQLTPAVDVASLAGRLEAGADLGATAVIASGDDPDQSRLTAHFAELCRLAASFGLRVDLEFMRWRAVGNLAQAAAIVRDASQMNGAILIDALHLTRSGGEAADLILLPDQWLRSAQLCDAIAKPPATEHAIIAEAREGRLPPGHGALPLVSLIEALPADTRLSVEMPMPALGARERITTAFNATRNLLEGRPRGTRRRGCRG is encoded by the coding sequence ATGATCGCGCTTGGGCTCGCCCACCTCACCGCACTGCAGCTCGCGCCGGCCGCGCTGGTCGCCGAGGCTGCGCGTGCCGGCTTTGCCGCCGTCGGATTGCGCTATATCCCGGCAACCACTGACGGGCCGGCCTATCCCACCGAGGTCGGCACCGAGGCTCACCGCGCGCTCAAGCGCGTGCTGGCGGGCGAAGGCGTGCGGGTCAGCGATATCGAACTGGTCCAGCTCACACCTGCCGTCGACGTTGCTTCGCTTGCGGGTCGTCTGGAGGCCGGCGCCGATCTCGGCGCGACGGCCGTGATCGCTTCAGGCGACGATCCAGATCAGTCCCGGCTCACGGCGCATTTCGCAGAGCTCTGTCGGCTCGCAGCGTCCTTCGGCTTGCGTGTCGACCTCGAATTCATGCGCTGGCGCGCGGTCGGAAACCTGGCGCAGGCCGCAGCCATCGTGCGCGACGCGAGCCAGATGAATGGCGCCATCCTGATCGATGCGTTGCATCTCACGCGTTCGGGCGGCGAGGCCGCCGATCTGATTCTGCTCCCGGATCAGTGGTTGCGTAGCGCGCAGCTCTGCGACGCCATCGCAAAGCCGCCGGCGACGGAGCACGCCATCATTGCGGAGGCGCGAGAAGGACGGCTGCCGCCTGGACACGGCGCCTTGCCGCTCGTTTCCCTCATTGAAGCGCTTCCCGCCGACACCCGTCTCAGCGTCGAAATGCCGATGCCGGCGCTGGGGGCAAGGGAGCGGATCACGACGGCATTCAACGCAACGAGGAACCTGCTCGAAGGACGACCGCGCGGCACAAGGCGCCGCGGCTGTCGGGGCTAG
- a CDS encoding Gfo/Idh/MocA family protein, translated as MTKIRIGVIGAGLIGRKHLRKLAGHDDYELVGIADVNAEQVAAEQPGARVFKDYRELLAEARPDAAIIASPNQLHAENGIACARAGVHILIEKPVTDMLQTAAGLIAEVSKASVKSLVGHHRRHHTQVKTLKALLADGRIGDVVGVSAIWATHKPATYFEIAPWRSQAGGGPILINLIHEIDFLRFTLGEIIAVEAISANRQRGFAVEDTAVALIAFESGALGTFFLSDCAVTPWTTEQGLGEAPEFPFSGQSSYRLMGRRGAIEFPSLDQWTQDGGAQDWNRPIQAQANHAASIDPYVAQLDHFRDVIRGVAPSLQPVEDGARSLLATLAIAEAASAGRRIDLRERYAAFATGQAAGVRQGAT; from the coding sequence ATGACGAAAATCAGGATTGGCGTGATCGGCGCGGGATTGATCGGACGCAAGCATCTGCGCAAGCTCGCCGGGCACGACGACTATGAGCTCGTCGGCATTGCCGACGTCAACGCCGAACAGGTCGCAGCCGAGCAGCCGGGCGCGCGCGTCTTCAAGGATTATCGCGAGCTGCTTGCCGAGGCGCGGCCGGACGCGGCGATCATCGCCTCTCCCAATCAGCTCCATGCCGAGAACGGCATCGCCTGCGCACGCGCCGGCGTCCATATTCTGATCGAGAAGCCGGTCACCGATATGCTGCAGACTGCCGCCGGCCTGATCGCGGAGGTCAGTAAGGCCAGTGTCAAGTCGCTAGTCGGGCATCATCGCCGCCATCATACGCAGGTGAAGACGTTGAAGGCGCTGCTGGCCGACGGCCGTATCGGCGACGTCGTTGGCGTCTCGGCCATCTGGGCCACGCACAAGCCGGCGACCTATTTCGAGATCGCGCCCTGGCGGTCGCAGGCCGGTGGCGGGCCGATCTTGATCAACCTGATCCACGAGATCGACTTCCTGCGCTTCACGCTCGGCGAGATCATTGCCGTGGAGGCCATCTCCGCCAATCGCCAGCGCGGCTTTGCGGTGGAGGATACCGCCGTTGCGCTGATCGCGTTCGAAAGCGGTGCGCTCGGCACGTTCTTCCTCAGCGACTGCGCGGTGACGCCATGGACGACCGAGCAGGGGCTCGGCGAGGCGCCCGAGTTCCCCTTCAGCGGACAGAGCAGCTACCGCCTGATGGGCCGGCGCGGTGCGATCGAGTTTCCGAGCCTCGATCAGTGGACGCAGGACGGCGGCGCGCAGGACTGGAACAGGCCGATCCAGGCCCAGGCCAACCACGCAGCTTCGATCGATCCCTACGTCGCTCAACTCGATCATTTTCGCGACGTCATTCGCGGGGTCGCGCCTTCGCTGCAGCCGGTCGAGGACGGCGCGCGCAGCCTTCTGGCGACGCTCGCGATCGCCGAAGCCGCAAGTGCGGGACGGCGCATCGATCTGCGCGAACGTTATGCGGCGTTCGCAACCGGGCAAGCCGCGGGCGTCAGGCAAGGGGCGACATAG
- a CDS encoding winged helix-turn-helix transcriptional regulator: MPGFTCGLDATLRVIAGKWKPLILYFLAQDGPTRYGELRRAIRDVSDKVLIQQLKELEADGLVKRTDYKEVPPRVDYSLTPLGHSLAMALVPLCTWGTEHMAEVSRVFAERATWTRPGRQPTV; encoded by the coding sequence TTGCCCGGATTCACTTGCGGCCTGGATGCCACCTTGCGGGTCATCGCCGGCAAGTGGAAGCCGCTGATCCTGTACTTCCTCGCCCAGGACGGCCCCACCCGCTATGGCGAGCTCCGGCGCGCCATACGCGATGTCAGCGACAAGGTCCTGATCCAGCAGTTGAAGGAGCTGGAGGCCGATGGTCTCGTCAAGCGGACCGACTACAAGGAAGTGCCGCCGCGGGTGGACTACAGCCTCACGCCTCTCGGCCACAGCCTGGCGATGGCCCTCGTGCCGCTTTGTACGTGGGGCACGGAGCACATGGCGGAGGTCAGCCGGGTGTTCGCGGAGAGGGCGACCTGGACGCGGCCAGGACGTCAGCCGACAGTCTAG
- a CDS encoding SDR family NAD(P)-dependent oxidoreductase produces MSRLQGKTAVVTGGGTGIGLGAAKRFVEEGAFVYIFGRRQEPLDAALAQLGSSARAVKGSVTDLSDLDRLYATVKAERGSIDVLFANAGTGLFAPLGEITPGHYDQIFDVNVKGLVFTVQKALPLMRKGSSIILTGSSTGVMGTPQFSIYSATKAAIRNLARSWALDLRGTGIRVNVLSPGPTKTELALEIVGEEAFDALGSTTPIGRVADPSETGAVAAFLASSDSSYMTGGEVFVDGGLAQV; encoded by the coding sequence ATGAGCAGACTACAAGGCAAGACGGCGGTGGTGACGGGCGGTGGAACCGGCATCGGACTGGGAGCGGCCAAACGGTTCGTCGAGGAGGGTGCGTTCGTCTACATCTTCGGACGGCGGCAGGAGCCGCTCGACGCTGCGCTCGCGCAGCTGGGCTCCTCGGCGCGCGCGGTCAAGGGATCGGTCACGGATCTGTCCGACCTCGATCGACTGTATGCGACGGTGAAAGCCGAACGCGGAAGTATCGACGTTCTCTTCGCCAATGCCGGCACCGGGCTGTTTGCGCCGCTCGGCGAGATCACGCCCGGGCACTACGATCAGATATTCGACGTCAACGTGAAAGGGCTGGTGTTCACCGTGCAGAAGGCCCTGCCGCTGATGCGCAAGGGGTCGTCGATCATTCTCACCGGCTCGAGCACGGGCGTGATGGGGACGCCGCAGTTCAGCATCTACAGCGCGACCAAGGCCGCGATCCGCAATCTGGCGCGCAGCTGGGCGCTGGACCTGCGCGGCACCGGCATCCGCGTCAACGTGCTGTCGCCGGGGCCGACCAAGACGGAGCTGGCGCTGGAGATCGTCGGCGAGGAAGCCTTCGACGCGCTTGGAAGCACGACACCCATCGGGCGTGTCGCTGACCCCTCTGAGACGGGCGCGGTCGCCGCGTTCCTGGCGTCCTCGGACAGCAGCTACATGACCGGTGGCGAAGTCTTCGTGGACGGGGGCCTCGCGCAGGTCTGA
- a CDS encoding amidohydrolase family protein — MPKLKLPNIDDVVAIDIHTHAEEPCGTHPDDGYDDFQAQMAEYFKSPHKHPPTVPETAAYYRSKNIAAVIFPVDAERETGFRRYKNEEMLEIASEHLDVLIPFVSIDPHKGKLGAREARKLIEEYGVRGFKFHPTMQGFYANDRMAYPLYEEINNGGAIALFHTGQTGVGSGMPGGMGMRLKYSNPMYMDDVAADFPDLKIILAHPSFPWQEEALSVATHKPNVYIDLSGWSPKYFPPILVRYINSILQDKMLFGSDWPVITPDRWLSDFAKIDIRDEIRPKVLKANARKLLGI, encoded by the coding sequence ATGCCGAAGCTGAAGCTGCCTAATATCGACGATGTCGTCGCCATCGACATCCACACCCATGCCGAGGAGCCCTGCGGCACCCATCCCGATGACGGCTATGACGATTTCCAGGCGCAGATGGCGGAGTATTTCAAGTCGCCGCACAAGCATCCGCCGACCGTGCCGGAGACTGCCGCCTACTATCGCTCCAAGAACATCGCCGCGGTGATCTTCCCCGTCGATGCCGAGCGCGAGACCGGTTTCCGCCGCTACAAGAACGAGGAGATGCTGGAGATCGCGTCCGAGCATCTCGACGTCCTCATCCCCTTCGTCTCGATCGACCCGCACAAGGGCAAGCTCGGCGCGCGCGAGGCGCGCAAGCTGATCGAGGAATACGGCGTGCGCGGCTTCAAATTCCACCCGACCATGCAGGGCTTCTACGCCAACGACCGCATGGCCTATCCGCTCTATGAAGAGATCAACAATGGCGGCGCGATCGCGCTGTTCCACACCGGCCAGACCGGCGTCGGCTCCGGCATGCCCGGCGGCATGGGCATGCGACTGAAATATTCCAACCCGATGTACATGGACGACGTCGCGGCCGATTTCCCCGACCTCAAGATCATCCTCGCCCACCCCTCCTTCCCCTGGCAGGAGGAGGCGCTGTCGGTCGCGACCCACAAGCCGAATGTCTATATCGACCTCTCGGGCTGGTCGCCGAAATACTTCCCGCCGATCCTGGTGCGCTACATCAACTCGATTCTCCAGGACAAGATGCTGTTCGGCTCGGACTGGCCGGTGATCACGCCGGACCGCTGGCTGTCGGATTTCGCCAAGATCGACATCCGCGACGAGATCCGGCCGAAGGTGCTCAAGGCCAACGCGCGCAAGCTGTTGGGAATCTAG
- the ykgO gene encoding type B 50S ribosomal protein L36 has translation MKVRNSLKSLRGRHRANRLVRRKGRVYVINKVQRRFKARQG, from the coding sequence ATGAAGGTCCGTAACTCGCTGAAATCGCTGCGCGGTCGCCATCGCGCCAACCGCCTGGTCCGCCGCAAGGGCCGGGTCTATGTGATCAACAAGGTGCAGCGCCGCTTCAAGGCGCGTCAGGGCTGA
- a CDS encoding tetratricopeptide repeat protein yields the protein MAVRFPFARTLCLALLLGATGLTPALAQQIEPPPPPGKQKKLPEAPAKLPKVDRSKNLDFLFGALKAAPDEASAKHVEARIWAVWLQTPSDTAALLMSRAKTAAEAQKIEIAIKLLDSVIKLRPDYIEAWNRRATLYYMQNDYGRSLADIQQVLIREPRHFGALAGLGMIMQEVGDEKRALDAYRKALAVNPHLEKIPDQVKSLTEKVEGRDI from the coding sequence ATGGCAGTGAGATTCCCTTTCGCGCGCACCCTGTGCCTGGCCCTCCTCCTGGGAGCGACCGGCCTCACGCCGGCGTTGGCGCAGCAGATTGAACCGCCGCCCCCGCCCGGCAAGCAGAAGAAGCTGCCGGAGGCGCCGGCCAAGCTGCCCAAGGTCGACCGCAGCAAGAACCTCGATTTCCTGTTCGGCGCACTGAAGGCAGCGCCCGACGAGGCCAGCGCCAAGCACGTCGAGGCGCGGATCTGGGCGGTCTGGCTGCAGACCCCGAGCGACACGGCGGCGCTGTTGATGTCGCGCGCCAAGACCGCGGCCGAGGCGCAGAAGATCGAAATCGCGATCAAGCTGCTGGATTCGGTCATCAAGCTCAGGCCCGACTACATCGAGGCCTGGAACCGGCGCGCGACGCTCTACTACATGCAGAACGATTACGGCCGTTCGCTCGCCGACATCCAGCAGGTGCTGATCCGCGAGCCCCGTCATTTCGGCGCGCTGGCAGGGCTCGGCATGATCATGCAGGAGGTCGGCGACGAGAAGCGCGCGCTGGACGCCTACCGCAAGGCACTCGCCGTCAATCCGCACCTCGAGAAGATTCCCGACCAGGTCAAATCGCTGACCGAGAAGGTCGAAGGCCGCGACATCTAG